A region of Arabidopsis thaliana chromosome 5, partial sequence DNA encodes the following proteins:
- a CDS encoding Pentatricopeptide repeat (PPR) superfamily protein, with product MADKLALPLLLPCTPSSKPYSHDQNHHISRTPFLTTSLSSPPPPPVEPLLHDVFLHQNPNSRQPISSQTSRNRNRTRIGKSRDPNLGKPWSYHGLSPQGQQVLRSLIEPNFDSGQLDSVLSELFEPFKDKPESTSSELLAFLKGLGFHKKFDLALRAFDWFMKQKDYQSMLDNSVVAIIISMLGKEGRVSSAANMFNGLQEDGFSLDVYSYTSLISAFANSGRYREAVNVFKKMEEDGCKPTLITYNVILNVFGKMGTPWNKITSLVEKMKSDGIAPDAYTYNTLITCCKRGSLHQEAAQVFEEMKAAGFSYDKVTYNALLDVYGKSHRPKEAMKVLNEMVLNGFSPSIVTYNSLISAYARDGMLDEAMELKNQMAEKGTKPDVFTYTTLLSGFERAGKVESAMSIFEEMRNAGCKPNICTFNAFIKMYGNRGKFTEMMKIFDEINVCGLSPDIVTWNTLLAVFGQNGMDSEVSGVFKEMKRAGFVPERETFNTLISAYSRCGSFEQAMTVYRRMLDAGVTPDLSTYNTVLAALARGGMWEQSEKVLAEMEDGRCKPNELTYCSLLHAYANGKEIGLMHSLAEEVYSGVIEPRAVLLKTLVLVCSKCDLLPEAERAFSELKERGFSPDITTLNSMVSIYGRRQMVAKANGVLDYMKERGFTPSMATYNSLMYMHSRSADFGKSEEILREILAKGIKPDIISYNTVIYAYCRNTRMRDASRIFSEMRNSGIVPDVITYNTFIGSYAADSMFEEAIGVVRYMIKHGCRPNQNTYNSIVDGYCKLNRKDEAKLFVEDLRNLDPHAPKGEDLRLLERIVKKWP from the coding sequence ATGGCGGACAAGCTagctcttcctcttctccttcccTGCACTCCTTCCTCTAAACCTTATTCTCACGACCAAAACCACCATATCTCTCGGACGCCTTTTCTTACTACGTCTCTTTCGTCACCACCTCCTCCGCCTGTAGAGCCTCTCCTCCACGATGTTTTCCTTCACCAGAACCCTAATTCCAGACAACCCATCAGCTCTCAAACATCTAGAAACCGTAACCGGACTCGAATTGGCAAGTCACGTGACCCTAACCTCGGTAAACCTTGGTCTTACCATGGTCTTTCTCCACAAGGTCAGCAAGTTCTTCGTTCCCTCATCGAACCCAATTTTGATTCCGGTCAATTAGATTCTGTACTCTCTGAGCTATTCGAGCCTTTTAAGGATAAACCAGAGTCTACCTCGTCGGAGTTACTAGCTTTTCTTAAAGGATTAGGATTTCATAAGAAATTCGATTTGGCTCTGCGTGCTTTTGATTGGTTTATGAAGCAAAAGGATTATCAATCCATGTTGGATAACTCTGTTGTTGCTATAATCATCAGTATGCTAGGTAAAGAAGGCAGAGTATCTTCCGCTGCAAATATGTTCAATGGTTTGCAGGAAGACGGGTTTTCGCTTGATGTCTACTCTTATACTTCGTTGATATCAGCGTTTGCTAATAGCGGAAGGTATAGGGAAGCTGTAAATGTGTTCAAGAAGATGGAGGAAGATGGTTGTAAACCGACTTTGATAACGTATAATGTTATCTTGAATGTGTTTGGGAAAATGGGTACTCCTTGGAATAAGATTACGTCTCTtgttgagaagatgaagagtgATGGGATTGCTCCGGATGCGTATACTTACAACACTCTTATAACTTGTTGTAAACGAGGCTCTTTGCATCAGGAAGCTGCTCAGgtttttgaagaaatgaagGCTGCTGGGTTTAGTTATGATAAGGTTACTTATAATGCGTTATTAGATGTTTATGGAAAGTCTCATCGGCCTAAGGAAGCTATGAAGGTTTTGAATGAAATGGTGCTCAATGGATTTTCTCCGAGCATTGTGACTTACAACTCCTTGATCTCTGCATATGCGAGGGATGGTATGCTGGATGAGGCAATGGAGCTTAAAAATCAGATGGCGGAAAAGGGAACGAAACCTGATGTTTTTACTTATACAACACTTTTGTCAGGGTTTGAGAGGGCTGGGAAGGTCGAATCTGCTATGAGTATTTTTGAAGAGATGAGAAATGCAGGGTGCAAACCAAATATTTGTACTTTTAATGCCTTTATAAAGATGTATGGTAACAGGGGAAAGTTTACTGAAATGATGAAGATATTTGACGAGATCAATGTGTGTGGTCTCTCCCCCGACATTGTCACTTGGAATACACTATTAGCAGTCTTTGGCCAAAACGGGATGGATTCAGAAGTATCGGGTGTATTCAAGGAAATGAAGAGAGCTGGGTTCGTACCCGAAAGGGAAACTTTCAACACCCTAATCAGTGCGTATAGCCGCTGTGGTTCGTTTGAACAAGCTATGACTGTTTACAGACGAATGCTTGATGCTGGGGTCACTCCTGACCTTTCCACCTATAACACTGTGTTGGCAGCTTTGGCCCGTGGAGGAATGTGGGAACAATCTGAAAAAGTTCTTGCAGAGATGGAGGATGGTCGGTGCAAACCAAATGAATTAACTTACTGCTCTCTACTTCATGCATATGCAAATGGCAAGGAGATTGGTCTGATGCATTCTCTAGCAGAAGAGGTTTATTCTGGAGTTATCGAGCCTCGAGCTGTGCTTTTGAAGACCCTTGTCTTGGTTTGTAGTAAGTGTGATCTTTTGCCAGAGGCTGAACGTGCATTCTCTGAGCTCAAAGAAAGAGGGTTTTCACCAGACATAACCACATTAAATTCCATGGTCTCCATATATGGAAGAAGGCAGATGGTGGCAAAGGCGAACGGAGTCTTGGACTACATGAAAGAAAGGGGTTTCACACCAAGCATGGCGACCTACAATAGCCTCATGTATATGCATAGTCGGTCTGCAGATTTCGGAAAATCAGAGGAAATCTTGAGGGAAATACTGGCTAAGGGGATCAAGCCAGACATCATATCGTACAACACAGTCATTTACGCCTATTGTAGAAATACTCGGATGAGAGATGCATCTAGAATATTTTCAGAGATGAGGAATTCAGGGATTGTCCCTGATGTTATCACCTACAATACGTTTATTGGTTCTTATGCAGCTGACTCAATGTTTGAGGAGGCCATCGGCGTCGTTAGGTACATGATCAAGCATGGTTGTAGACCAAACCAGAACACCTACAACTCCATTGTCGATGGATACTGCAAGCTAAACAGGAAAGATGAGGCAAAACTTTTTGTCGAAGATCTGAGGAATCTTGATCCCCATGCTCCCAAAGGCGAGGATCTTAGGTTGCTGGAACGGATAGTGAAGAAGTGGCCATAG
- a CDS encoding Ribosomal protein L4/L1 family (Ribosomal protein L4/L1 family; FUNCTIONS IN: structural constituent of ribosome; INVOLVED IN: translation; LOCATED IN: cytosolic ribosome, cytosolic large ribosomal subunit, plasma membrane, large ribosomal subunit, membrane; EXPRESSED IN: 25 plant structures; EXPRESSED DURING: 15 growth stages; CONTAINS InterPro DOMAIN/s: Ribosomal protein L4/L1e (InterPro:IPR002136), Ribosomal protein L4/L1e, eukaryotic/archaeal, conserved site (InterPro:IPR013000); BEST Arabidopsis thaliana protein match is: Ribosomal protein L4/L1 family (TAIR:AT3G09630.2); Has 30201 Blast hits to 17322 proteins in 780 species: Archae - 12; Bacteria - 1396; Metazoa - 17338; Fungi - 3422; Plants - 5037; Viruses - 0; Other Eukaryotes - 2996 (source: NCBI BLink).): MVASAAARPLVTVQGLDGDMSTDQSTTVTLPDVMTAPVRPDIVNFVHAQISNNSRQPYAVSKKAGHQTSAESWGTGRAVSRIPRVPGGGTHRAGQAAFGNMCRGGRMFAPTKIWRRWHRRVNVNMKRHAIVSAIAATAVPALVMARGHKIENVPEMPLVVSDSAEAVEKTSAAIKVLKQIGAYDDAEKAKNSIGIRPGKGKMRNRRYISRKGPLVVFGTEGAKIVKAFRNLPGVELCHVERLNLLKLAPGGHLGRFVIWTKSAFEKLESIYGSFEKPSEKKKGYVLPRAKMVNADLARIINSDEVQSVVNPIKDGSKRAVLKKNPLKNLNVMFKLNPYAKTAKRMSLLAEASRVKAKKEKLEKKRKVVTKEAQAIKAAGKAWYQTMISDSDYTEFDNFTKWLGASQ, translated from the exons ATGGTTGCCTCAGCCGCCGCACGACCTCTTGTCACCGTCCAAGGACTTGACGGTGACATGAGCACCGATCAATCCACCACCGTCACTTTACCAGACGTCATGACTGCTCCAGTTCGACCTGACATTGTCAACTTCGTCCACGCCCAAATCTCCAACAACAGCCGTCAGCCTTACGCAGTCTCCAAAAAGGCCGGTCACCAAACCTCCGCCGAGTCCTGGGGAACCGGAAGAGCCGTGTCACGTATCCCTCGTGTTCCTGGTGGTGGAACTCACCGTGCCGGTCAAGCAGCGTTCGGAAACATGTGTCGTGGTGGTCGTATGTTTGCTCCGACTAAGATCTGGAGACGCTGGCACCGTCGTGTCAATGTCAACATGAAGAGGCACGCGATTGTTTCTGCAATCGCTGCTACTGCTGTTCCAGCTCTTGTGATGGCTCGTGGTCACAAGATCGAGAATGTTCCTGAGATGCCTCTTGTTGTTAGCGACTCAGCTGAAGCTGTGGAGAAGACATCAGCTGCGATCAAGGTATTGAAGCAGATCGGTGCTTACGACGATGCGGAGAAAGCTAAGAACAGTATTGGAATTCGTCCTGGTAAAGGTAAAATGAGGAATCGTCGTTACATTTCTAGGAAAGGTCCTCTTGTTGTGTTTGGAACTGAAGGAGCCAAGATTGTGAAAGCTTTTAGGAATCTTCCTGGTGTTGAGCTTTGTCACGTTGAGAGGCTTAACTTGTTGAAATTAGCCCCTGGTGGTCACCTTGGTAGGTTTGTGATTTGGACTAAGTCTGCTTTTGAGAAGCTTGAATCTATCTATGGCTCGTTTGAGAAACcatcagagaagaagaagggttacGTCTTGCCTCGTGCGAAGATGGTGAATGCTGATCTTGCTAGGATTATTAACTCCGATGAGGTACAGAGTGTGGTGAACCCGATTAAGGATGGTTCCAAGAGAGCGGTTCTGAAGAAGAATCCATTGAAGAACCTTAATGTGATGTTCAAGTTGAATCCTTATGCTAAGACCGCAAAGAGAATGTCTCTGTTGGCTGAAGCTTCAAGGGTTAAGGCTAAGAAGGAGAAGCtcgagaagaagaggaaagtcGTCACTAAG GAGGCCCAAGCGATCAAAGCAGCAGGCAAGGCTTGGTATCAGACTATGATTTCAGACAGTGACTACACCGAGTTCGATAACTTCACCAAGTGGCTTGGCGCTAGTCAGTAA
- a CDS encoding Ribosomal protein L4/L1 family (Ribosomal protein L4/L1 family; FUNCTIONS IN: structural constituent of ribosome; INVOLVED IN: translation; LOCATED IN: in 8 components; EXPRESSED IN: 26 plant structures; EXPRESSED DURING: 15 growth stages; CONTAINS InterPro DOMAIN/s: Ribosomal protein L4/L1e (InterPro:IPR002136), Ribosomal protein L4/L1e, eukaryotic/archaeal, conserved site (InterPro:IPR013000); BEST Arabidopsis thaliana protein match is: Ribosomal protein L4/L1 family (TAIR:AT3G09630.1); Has 1138 Blast hits to 1137 proteins in 402 species: Archae - 316; Bacteria - 12; Metazoa - 270; Fungi - 177; Plants - 117; Viruses - 0; Other Eukaryotes - 246 (source: NCBI BLink).), translating into MVASAAARPLVTVQGLDGDMSTDQSTTVTLPDVMTAPVRPDIVNFVHAQISNNSRQPYAVSKKAGHQTSAESWGTGRAVSRIPRVPGGGTHRAGQAAFGNMCRGGRMFAPTKIWRRWHRRVNVNMKRHAIVSAIAATAVPALVMARGHKIENVPEMPLVVSDSAEAVEKTSAAIKVLKQIGAYDDAEKAKNSIGIRPGKGKMRNRRYISRKGPLVVFGTEGAKIVKAFRNLPGVELCHVERLNLLKLAPGGHLGRFVIWTKSAFEKLESIYGSFEKPSEKKKGYVLPRAKMVNADLARIINSDEVQSVVNPIKDGSKRAVLKKNPLKNLNVMFKLNPYAKTAKRMSLLAEASRVKAKKEKLEKKRKVVTKEEAQAIKAAGKAWYQTMISDSDYTEFDNFTKWLGASQ; encoded by the exons ATGGTTGCCTCAGCCGCCGCACGACCTCTTGTCACCGTCCAAGGACTTGACGGTGACATGAGCACCGATCAATCCACCACCGTCACTTTACCAGACGTCATGACTGCTCCAGTTCGACCTGACATTGTCAACTTCGTCCACGCCCAAATCTCCAACAACAGCCGTCAGCCTTACGCAGTCTCCAAAAAGGCCGGTCACCAAACCTCCGCCGAGTCCTGGGGAACCGGAAGAGCCGTGTCACGTATCCCTCGTGTTCCTGGTGGTGGAACTCACCGTGCCGGTCAAGCAGCGTTCGGAAACATGTGTCGTGGTGGTCGTATGTTTGCTCCGACTAAGATCTGGAGACGCTGGCACCGTCGTGTCAATGTCAACATGAAGAGGCACGCGATTGTTTCTGCAATCGCTGCTACTGCTGTTCCAGCTCTTGTGATGGCTCGTGGTCACAAGATCGAGAATGTTCCTGAGATGCCTCTTGTTGTTAGCGACTCAGCTGAAGCTGTGGAGAAGACATCAGCTGCGATCAAGGTATTGAAGCAGATCGGTGCTTACGACGATGCGGAGAAAGCTAAGAACAGTATTGGAATTCGTCCTGGTAAAGGTAAAATGAGGAATCGTCGTTACATTTCTAGGAAAGGTCCTCTTGTTGTGTTTGGAACTGAAGGAGCCAAGATTGTGAAAGCTTTTAGGAATCTTCCTGGTGTTGAGCTTTGTCACGTTGAGAGGCTTAACTTGTTGAAATTAGCCCCTGGTGGTCACCTTGGTAGGTTTGTGATTTGGACTAAGTCTGCTTTTGAGAAGCTTGAATCTATCTATGGCTCGTTTGAGAAACcatcagagaagaagaagggttacGTCTTGCCTCGTGCGAAGATGGTGAATGCTGATCTTGCTAGGATTATTAACTCCGATGAGGTACAGAGTGTGGTGAACCCGATTAAGGATGGTTCCAAGAGAGCGGTTCTGAAGAAGAATCCATTGAAGAACCTTAATGTGATGTTCAAGTTGAATCCTTATGCTAAGACCGCAAAGAGAATGTCTCTGTTGGCTGAAGCTTCAAGGGTTAAGGCTAAGAAGGAGAAGCtcgagaagaagaggaaagtcGTCACTAAG GAGGAGGCCCAAGCGATCAAAGCAGCAGGCAAGGCTTGGTATCAGACTATGATTTCAGACAGTGACTACACCGAGTTCGATAACTTCACCAAGTGGCTTGGCGCTAGTCAGTAA